DNA from Streptomyces sp. NBC_01260:
GGGCGTGGGCCTGGTCGGGGGTGAGGCGGCCGGGGCCGCGCCGGAAGAGGAACATCGTCATCGTCGCTTTCTGCTCACGGGGTTCAGCTGCTGGCGGTGACGGTCAGACCGGCGTTCCGGGCGGCGTCGAAGCCGTCGTCGACGGCAACCACGTCACGGCCTTCGGCGTCGAGCAGGGACGCGGCGATCGCGGCGCGCATCCCGCCGGCGCAGTGCACCCACACCACTCCGGCCGGGACCTCGCCGGTGCGCTTGTGCAGTTCGTGGAGGGGGATGTGCACCGATCCCCGCACGTGCTCGTCGGCGCGTTCGGAGTCGCGACGCACATCCAGCACCACGACGTCGTCACCGCGGTCGAGTGCCTGCTTCAGGGTGGCAAAGTCTACGCGGGGGAAGGACCGCAGGTCATCGCCCGTCCGCAGCCAGGAGGACGGCTCACCCGTGGCGGCGGCAGCGGGCCGCTCGATGCCGACCCGCACCAGCTCCCGCTGGGCTTCGGCGAGCTGTTCGGCGGATGCGGCGAGCAGGGTGACGGGCTTGCCCCACGGGATCAGCCAGGCCAGATAGGTGGCGAGCTTGCCCTCGGCCTCGAAGTTGAACGTCCCGGCCACATGCCCCTGCGAGAACGCGGTACGGCTGCGCAGGTCGACGACCCATTCCCCGGCGGCCAGGCGCTGCGCGATCTCCTCGCCGTCGGCGGCCCTGGGCGGGGTCAGGTCCACCGGCGCGGGACCGTCCGCGTTGACCGGGCCCATGTGCGCGTAGTACGCGGGCACGTCCTCCAGCCCGGCGAGCATCTGCGCCACGAAGGTGTCGACGTCCTGGGTCAGGGCGTCGTTACCGGTCCGCTCCTTGCCGATGGTGGTGGCATCGCCTTCGGCCTGGGAGGAGGAGCAGAAGCTCCCGAAGCCATGGGTAGGCAGCACCTGAACGTCGTCATGGAGTTCGCCGGCCAGCCGGTGGGCGGAGGCGTGCTGGGAGCGGGCCAGCTGCTCGGTCAGCCGCGGCTCGACCAGGTCGGGACGCCCCACCGTGCCGATCAGCAGCGACCCACCGGTGAACGCGGCCACCTCCCGCCCGTCCTCGACCAGCACGTAGGCCGTGTGGTGCGGGGTGTGACCGGGAGTGGCCAGCGCCCGCAGGCTCAGACCGCTGTCGACGGCGACGCTGTCGCCGTCGACGACCGGGACCCGGTCGAAGGAGACCCGGGCCGACGCGGGCACCAGATACTGCGCGCCGGTCAGCCGGGACAGCTCCAGACCTCCGGTGACGTAGTCGTTGTGTATGTGCGTCTCCACCACGTACGCGATCCGAACCCCGCGCCCGGCCGCCGCCGCCACGACTCGCTCCACATCGCGCGGCGGGTCGACGACCACCGCCGTGGCGGCCCCGCCTGCGAGATAGCTGCGGTTGCCCAGGCCCTCGGTCTCCAGGGTGTCCACGAAGAACACGGCTGACTCCCTCCATAGCGATTTACCCCGGGGGGTATCTTCATCTCACTGTAACAGTGATACCCCCAGGGGTATTCCTCACGCCGGGACCGTCGGGAGGGCGGAGCGACCCCGCTCCGGAAGCACCCAGGGCGTCACGGACATAACGGACGCGACCGACAGGCGGCACACGTGAAGCCCCTGGCGAATACGGTGATCCTCACCAAGGAATCACCCACCAGGAGCTTCACGACGTTGCACGGGAGTCCAACTCGACCGCGCCGCAGTCAGGCCGGAAACATCTCTCTCATCACTCTTTACGCTCCGCTCTCCAATTGAACTACTCGCAATTCAGAGCATGATGAGCAGACGCGTCTTCGGCTTGAGCTTCCTGTTCACCGAACGGCTCTGCACATACACCTCCAACTCGGGATTGTTCCCCGCCTTCACCGAGACGGTCCCGTGAATACCCGTGCCGAACAGAAGGCTGCGCGCCGCGTCTCCCGTATAGGCGCGATCGGTGTCCTTCTCGACCACGATGACTTCCTTGTTCGGCTGAACCTGAGCCCGGGTTCCCAGCTGGTAGTAACACGAACCGCGCTCGTACGTGACACCCGGATGCGAATCGACGAAGGGGCGGATCTCGACCTCCTTGTCGACCTTCAGAAGCCGGTATCTGTCGGCCGGAATCGGTTCGAGGTTCGCCCGCACCTCGTCAACCGATATGTCCTGGCCGACGGCGAACAGGTTCTTCGTGCCGCGCACGCCCTGCTCGCGACCCCGGAGGAAGCTGGTGGCGGCAGCGCGCACGGTGCCGATCGCCTCCTCGACACCCTCCTGGGAGTCCGCGTCCCAGATGGCGATGTTTCCGGCCGGGAAACCGTAGTTCTGGGCGGTGCGCTTCGCCAGGGAGTTCGGCACGAGGATCGCGGACGTCCAGTGCCCCGGAAGGCCGCCCATCCTCCCCGCGATCCTGTCGAGCCAGGGGCCGAGGACGGCCATGTCGCCGTCGTGCCGCCTGTCACCGCCGGAGGCGTTCTCCTCGCCGTCCGTCACCACGATCTGAAGGAAGCTGTGCTCGCCGTACTCCTCCCAGATATGGCCCAGATCGTCCAGGGACTTCAAAGAAGCCTCGATGAGAGCTGTCGCACCATTGTTGACCCTGTACAGACCCCTCATGGACGGCAAATGCTTCACGTCCATGTCCCAGACCAGGTTCTCCACCTTGTGGTCGAAGGAATAGAGGCTGATCCGCGTCTCATGACCGAGGCTGTCCGACTCGGCCTTCAGACCCGCCACGAACTCGTCGACGACGCGGATGAGCTGACCTTGGTGCGGGCGCATGGAACCCGAACAGTCCACTACCAGCGCGACGTGGTTCACCTTGTGCTGGATCTTGTTGGCGGACACCATTCTGCTCCTTCTCCGAGGCTCCCCGAGTGATGCCTCAACTCTATGGGGACCCACTGACAACGGAGTTTGACGCCCAATCACCAGTGCGCATCCGGCCACGCGTCCGGAATTCCGGAGACACCCGTCGGCGGTGCGCCACCCGAGGCCGACGCCGCTCCCGGAACGCCATCGACCCCGACCCGCCAGAACTCACGACATCCCGCAACGGTCCCTCCGGGCACCTGCTTTTGGCCATTCAGTCCCACCATGGGCATGACTCATGCGGACCTGGGACAGAAAAACGCCGGGCACAGCGGCATCCGTGAGGCAACAGCCGAGTGAACCGGGGGGTTCCAACACGTGAGAGACACCCGTGCCATCGAGGCCCAGGTGGAAGACTTCACCGAGGAGGGCTTCCTGGTATTGCCGGGTTTCCTGCCCGGCGCACTCGTCGAGCGTCTCGTGCCGGAGGTGAACAAATGGGTGGAGGCAGGGTGGCGGCAGAAGTCGGTCGACGCCTGTATGGACGCGGAGGCCGGACCACCCCGGATGGTCGAGCTGGACCTTGAGGCGCACGGCGAGCTCGCGGTGTACCCACCGCTGATGGACCTGCTCAGCAGGCCCGAACTGCTCGGCGAATCCTTCGTCTTCCACCACCTGCACAGCGACCGGAGAACGGTCGGCGGAGCCGGCAAGAGCTGGCATCACGACTACGAGCAACAGCCCCAGCGCGACCGGCACTTACCCATGATCCACGCGTTACATTACCTAGGCGGGCTCCAGCCCGGACGGGGTGGCCTGGTGGTGCTGCCGGGCTCGCACCTGGAGGTCGCCGAGAAGAACGCCCGCAGCCACCTGGGCACGGGCGTGCTGCCGGGCGAAGTGGTCATCGACGACATGCCGCCGGGGTCGACCGTCGTACTCCACTCGGCGCTCTTCCACACCCGCCGGGCCGCGTCGGCGCCCCAGGCGAACAGCGACCCGCGATACATGATCGACGGCTCCTACTGCCGCACGGGGGCCCTGTGGCCGCCGGTCAAACCCTACTGGCGACAGGTGCTGGCGGTGGCCCGGTCACGTGGTCTGGGAGCGGGGCGGCCGGAGCTCTTCGCGGAGCGACACTTCAGCGAGTACGAAAGGGCGGAGAGGCACAGCGGATGAGAGTTCTGGAAGCCGTACGATTCGACGCGATCATGGACCGCTTCGAAAAGGAGCACCCCTTCGACGCGTCCGACCAGGCCAATTCAAACGACGAGGCCGAGGGACACATCCGTAACGCCGAACTGGAACATCGCGGCCGTTGGCACCGGGTCCTGCTGGAAGGGCCGGAGATCCGGGACGTGGTACTGCCCTGGCACCTGGGCGAGGACGGAGAGGTGGAACTCATCCCCAGGACCGGGCTGACCGTGGCCGCGGCGGTGGACCGGCTCGCGTCGCTCGACAACTCGTACACACGCACCAATCCGCTGTGCGCGTCCAAACTCGCCCGTCAGAGCACAGCTGCTCACCTCGCCCTGTTCCTGACCACACGGGCCGTGAAGGGGCGTGACTACGAGTCCCTGACGGTCCGCGAGGGACTGATCCACCTGGACGGGCTGCACCGCATGATCGCCTGGGCCATGGCTGGTTACCTGATGCCCGGCAACTGGTTCGAGGCGTACGTGGCGGGACTACCCCCGGCCCACGTAGGGCATGGCGCTGGGCATGACCAGGACGGACTGGATGTTCACTCCGAGGGGCAGGCCGGCCATGGCCCGCACCATGTCGACGACGTGCCGCACGTCCATGGTGGGTTCCACCCGACGTGACCCGTCGGCCTGCAGGACGGCCGGCTGAGGCCGGTCCTGCGGGGTGACGTTGCCGATGTCGATCTGGCCGCAGGAGATGTCGTGGCGCCGGCCGTCCAAGGACAACGAGCGGGTCATCCCGGCCACCGCGTGCTTGGCGGCGGTGAACGCGATGGAGTCGGGCCGGGGGGCCTGAGCGGAAGGTGCGCCGTTGTTGATGATGCGTCCGCCGCACGGTGTCTGCTGCCTCATCACCCGGAAGGCGGCGCGGGAGCACAGGAAGGTTCCGGTGGCGATGGAGTCCATCACGCGGTGCCATTCCTCGACGCCCACGTCCTCGGTCGGGGTGTACGGCATGGTGTCGGCAGCGTTGTTGAACAGCACGTCCAACCGCCCGAACCGGTCCACGACAAATCCGAACAGGTCCTCGACGGCCGCGGGATCGGTGATGTCAGCAGAGAACGGGACCGCGCGGGGACGCTCGGCGGCGGGGGTGAGCGTCACCGTCTCCTCCAGCGCTTCCTTGCGCCGGCCCACCAGGATCACCGTCCAGCCGTCCGCCAGCAGACCCAGCGCGCACGCCCGCCCGATTCCGCTTCCCGCCCCCGTGATGACAGCCGTTCTCGCAGCCACGATCCACCCGACCTCTCCTCAGGGAAGCCCCGCGCACGAAGGGCTCTCCGAACGTGCCCGAGCACCCCTCAACCAAACAGGAGCCGCACATGAATGGCCATATACCGGCGTTGGGCGGGTCCGACGGCAGCCGGGCCTGGTTCGACCGGGCCCAGGCATCGCTGGCCGGCGGCATCAGTTCGTCCTCCCGGCTGACCTCGACCGGCCCGCACCCCTATCCGCTCTACATGGCCGAGGGGGCCGGTGCCCGCATCCGGGACATCGACGGCAACGAGTACCTCGACTACCTGATCTCCTACGGCAGCGCGGTGCTGGGACACGCCAATCCGCAGCTCACCGAGGCGCTCACCGCGGTCCTGCACACCGGCACGATGTTCGGCACCTGCAACACCACCGAGGTGGAACTCGCCGAGCTGATATGCGACATGGTGCCGTGTGCGGAGCTTGTCCGCTTCGCCAACTCGGGGAGCGAAGCGGTGCAGGGGGCCGTGCGCGCCGCCCGCGGGTACACCGGCCGCTCGAAGATCCTCAAGTTCGAGGGCCACTATCACGGCTGGACCGACAGCCTGGCCATATCCAACCGTCCCGCCGTCTCCGAGGCCGGCCCCTACGCCACCCCGCACTCCGTACCCCACTCCCCCGGCATCCCGGCGGGAGTCATCGACGACGTGGTCGTCTGCCCGTGGAACGATCCCGCCGCGCTCCGCGCCGTACTGGACGCCCACCGCGGGGAGTTCGCCGCCGTCATCTGCGAGCCGATCGTCGCCAACAACGCCTGCACCATGCCCGCGCCGGGTTTCCTGAACCTGCTGCGTGAGGAATGCACGCGCCGCGAGATCGTGCTCGTCTTCGACGAGGTCTGTACCGGATTCCGCACCGGCCCGGGGGGCGCCCAGACGATGTTCGGGGTCGTGCCGGACATCGCCGTCTTCTCCAAGGCGCTGGGGGGCGGCGTCCCGATCGCCGCCTTCGCCGGGCAGCGGCACGTGATGGAACCCCTGGCGCAGGGGCAGGTCAAGCACGGCGGGACCTACAACGCCTCACCGCTGTGCGCGACCTCCGCGCTGGTGACCCTCCGGCAGCTGAGCCAGCCGGACGTCACCAAGCGGATCGACGAGAGCGGCCGTCGCATCATGGAGGCAATCCGGCGGGCCGCCCACGACCGGCACATCCCCTGCTCGGTGCAGGGCGTCGGCGCCATGTTCCAGACCGTGTTCACCGCTGACGGCGCACCGACCCGGCAGTACCGCGACCTGCTGCTGACCGACCAGGCCCGCTACAACGCGTTCCGCCACGAACTCCTCAAACGCGGAATCCACACCAACGCTTACGGCATGGCCTGCTGGTTCGTCGCCGCCACCGTCACGGAGGACGACCTGGACGCCACGTGCGAGGCCGTGGAAGGCGCCTTCGGCGTGCTGTGAAAGGCGTGCCGGGACCTGGTGCTGGGCCCGGGGTCACCGCCACCGGATTGGCCGGCGTACGGCAGACCGCGCCCCCCTGTGAGGGGAGGGCCCCACCTGCTCAGGCGGTTTCCAGGGGCCCTCCTGCCGTTCGCCGGCCTCGCGGCCGGTGGTTCAGTCCTCGCCCTCCAGGTCACCTTCCGACTCCAGGAAGACCTGCCGCAGGGCGGCGAGGACCGCCGGGTCGGGCTTCTCCCACATGCCGCGGGACTCGGCCTCCAGGAGGCGTTCCGCGATGCCGTGGAGGGCCCAGGGGTTGGCCCGCTGGAGGAACTCGCGGTTGGCCGGGTCCAGGACGTAGGTCTCGGTGAGCTTGTCGTACATCCAGTCGGCGACCACACCGGTCGTGGCGTCGTAGCCGAAGAGGTAGTCGACGGTGGCGGCCAGCTCGAAGGCGCCCTTGTACCCGTGGCGGCGCATCGCCTCGATCCATTTGGGGTTGACGACCCGGGCGCGGAAGACGCGCGAGGTCTCCTCGACCAGGGTGCGGGTCCGGACGGTCTCCGGCCGCGTGGAGTCGCCGATGTACGCCTCCGGGGCACTGCCCTTGAGCGCGCGCACCGTGGCGACCATGCCGCCGTGGTACTGGAAGTAGTCGTCCGAGTCGGCGATGTCGTGCTCGCGGGTGTCGGTGTTCTTGGCCGCGACCTCGATGCGCTTGTACGCCGTTTCCATCTCCTCGCGGGCCGGTCGCCCGTCGAGTTCGCGGCCGTAGGCGTAGCCGCCCCAGACGGTGTAGACCTCGGCGAGGTCGGCGTCCGTGCGCCAGTCCCGGGAGTCGATGAGCTGGAGCAGGCCGGCGCCGTAGGTACCGGGGCGGGAGCCGAAGATACGGGTGGTGGCGCGGCGTTCGTCGCCGTGGGCGGCCAGGTCCGCCTGGGTGTGGGCGCGTACGTAGTTCTGCTCGGCGGGTTCGTCCAGCGAGGCCGCGAGGCGGACCGCGTCGTCGAGGAGGCCGATGGTGTGCGGGAACGCGTCGCGGAAGAAGCCGCTGATGCGGAGGGTGACGTCGATGCGCGGGCGGCCGAGTTCGGCCGCCTCGATCGCCTCCAGACCCGTGACGCGGCGCGACGCGTCGTCCCAGACCGGGCGGACGCCCAGCAGAGCGAAGGCTTCCGCGACATCGTCGCCCGCGGTACGCATCGCGCTCGTGCCCCACAGGGACAGGCCGACCGAGGTGGGCCAGTCGCCGTTGTCGGCGCGGTAGCGGTCCAGGAGGGAGTCGGCCAGTGCCTGCCCGGTCTCCCAGGCGAGGCGGGAGGGCACCGCCTTGGGGTCGACGGAGTAGAAGTTGCGGCCGGTCGGCAGGACGTTGACCAGGCCCCGGAGCGGGGAGCCGGAGGGGCCGGCGGGGACGAAGCCACCGTTCAGCGCGTGCACGGTGTGGTCGAGTTCATCGGTGGTGGCCGCCAGCCGCGGCACGACCTCGCGGGCGGCGAATTCGAGGATGTCGGCGACGGACCGCGGGTGCCCGGCCGCGACCCCGGCAACGGCGTCCGGCGCCCAGTCCGCGTCCTCCATCGCCTGGACCAGGGCGCGGGCCTGCTCCTCGACCTCGTCGGCGGTGGTGCGGGTGGCCGCGGACTCGTCGAGGCCGAGTGCCTCGCGCAGGCCGGGCAGGGACGTGGTGCCACCCCAGATCTGGCGGGCGCGCAGGATCGCCAGGACGAGGTTGACACGGTCGGCGCCGCCGGGCGCGCCACCCAGGACGTGCAGGCCGTCGCGGATCTGCGCGTCCTTGATCTCACAGAGCCAGCCATCGAGATGCATGATGAACTCGTCGAAGCCCTCGTCCTCGGGGCGGTCTTCGAGCCCCAGGTCGTGGTCGAGCTTCGCGGCCTGGATCAAGGTCCAGATCTGGGCGCGGATGGCCGGGAGTTTCGCCGGGTCCATCGCCGCGATCTGGGCGTGCTCGTCGAGGAGCTGTTCCAGCCGGGCGATGTCGCCGTAGCTCTCGGCGCGGGCCATCGGCGGTACGAGATGGTCCACCAGGGTGGCGTGGACGCGGCGCTTGGCCTGGGTTCCCTCGCCCGGGTCGTTGACCAGGAAGGGGTAGACGAGGGGGAGATCGCCGAGAGCCGCGTCGGGGCCGCACGAGGCCGACAGGCCGGCGTTCTTTCCGGGCAGCCATTCCAGGTTGCCGTGCTTGCCGAGATGGATCATCGCGTCGGCGCCGAAGCCGTTGTCCTCGGCGGAGGCGGCGATCCAGCGATAGGCGGCCAGGTAGTGGTGCGAGGGCGGCAGGTCGGGGTCGTGGTAGATGGCGATGGGGTTCTCGCCGAAGCCGCGCGGCGGCTGGATGAGGATGAGCAGATTGCCCCGGCGCAGGGCGGCCAGGACGATGTCGCCCTCGGGGTTGCGCGAGCGGTCCAGGAACATCTCGCCCGGAGCCGGACCCCAGTGCTGCTCGACGGCCTCGCGGAGTCCGGCCGGCAGCTTCGCGTACCAGCGGCGGTAGTCGGCCGCCGGGATCCGGACCGGATTGCGGGCCAGCTGCTCCTCCGTGAGCCACTCCTGGTCGTGGCCACCGGCCTCGATCAGCGCGTAGATCAGCTCGTCGCCGTCGCCGGAGGCGAGGCCCGGCACCTCCTCGTCACCGAAGTCGTATCCCTCGCTGCGGAGCCGGCGCAGCAGGGCGACGGCGCTCGCGGGGGTGTCGAGTCCGACCGCGTTGCCGATCCGGGAGTGCTTGGTCGGGTAGGCGGAGAGCACCAGCGCGAGGCGCTTGTCGGCGTTCGGGATGTGGCGAAGCCGCGCGTGGCGCACGGCGGTCCCGGCGACCCGGGCGGCGCGCTCGGCATCGGCGACGTACGCCGGGAGGCCGTCCTCGTCGATCTCCTTGAACGAGAACGGCACGGTGATCAGGCGACCGTCGAACTCGGGGACCGCGATCTGGCTCGCGGCGTCCAGCGGCGAGACGCCCTCGTCGTTGTCCTCCCAGTCGGTCCGCGAACCGGTGAGGCAGAGCGCCTGGAGGATGGGCACGTCGAGGCCGGTGAGGGCGCCCGCGTCCCAGGACTCGTCGTCACCGCCGGCCGAGGCCTCGGCGGGCCGGGTACCGCCCGCCGCGAGAACGGTGGTCACGATCGCGTCGGCGGCGCCCAGGGCATCGATGAGCTCCGGTTCGGGTGTGCGCAGTGAGGCGACGAAGAGCGGCAGTGCGCGGGCGCCC
Protein-coding regions in this window:
- a CDS encoding MBL fold metallo-hydrolase — translated: MFFVDTLETEGLGNRSYLAGGAATAVVVDPPRDVERVVAAAAGRGVRIAYVVETHIHNDYVTGGLELSRLTGAQYLVPASARVSFDRVPVVDGDSVAVDSGLSLRALATPGHTPHHTAYVLVEDGREVAAFTGGSLLIGTVGRPDLVEPRLTEQLARSQHASAHRLAGELHDDVQVLPTHGFGSFCSSSQAEGDATTIGKERTGNDALTQDVDTFVAQMLAGLEDVPAYYAHMGPVNADGPAPVDLTPPRAADGEEIAQRLAAGEWVVDLRSRTAFSQGHVAGTFNFEAEGKLATYLAWLIPWGKPVTLLAASAEQLAEAQRELVRVGIERPAAAATGEPSSWLRTGDDLRSFPRVDFATLKQALDRGDDVVVLDVRRDSERADEHVRGSVHIPLHELHKRTGEVPAGVVWVHCAGGMRAAIAASLLDAEGRDVVAVDDGFDAARNAGLTVTASS
- a CDS encoding vWA domain-containing protein — translated: MSANKIQHKVNHVALVVDCSGSMRPHQGQLIRVVDEFVAGLKAESDSLGHETRISLYSFDHKVENLVWDMDVKHLPSMRGLYRVNNGATALIEASLKSLDDLGHIWEEYGEHSFLQIVVTDGEENASGGDRRHDGDMAVLGPWLDRIAGRMGGLPGHWTSAILVPNSLAKRTAQNYGFPAGNIAIWDADSQEGVEEAIGTVRAAATSFLRGREQGVRGTKNLFAVGQDISVDEVRANLEPIPADRYRLLKVDKEVEIRPFVDSHPGVTYERGSCYYQLGTRAQVQPNKEVIVVEKDTDRAYTGDAARSLLFGTGIHGTVSVKAGNNPELEVYVQSRSVNRKLKPKTRLLIML
- a CDS encoding phytanoyl-CoA dioxygenase family protein translates to MRDTRAIEAQVEDFTEEGFLVLPGFLPGALVERLVPEVNKWVEAGWRQKSVDACMDAEAGPPRMVELDLEAHGELAVYPPLMDLLSRPELLGESFVFHHLHSDRRTVGGAGKSWHHDYEQQPQRDRHLPMIHALHYLGGLQPGRGGLVVLPGSHLEVAEKNARSHLGTGVLPGEVVIDDMPPGSTVVLHSALFHTRRAASAPQANSDPRYMIDGSYCRTGALWPPVKPYWRQVLAVARSRGLGAGRPELFAERHFSEYERAERHSG
- a CDS encoding SDR family oxidoreductase, yielding MAARTAVITGAGSGIGRACALGLLADGWTVILVGRRKEALEETVTLTPAAERPRAVPFSADITDPAAVEDLFGFVVDRFGRLDVLFNNAADTMPYTPTEDVGVEEWHRVMDSIATGTFLCSRAAFRVMRQQTPCGGRIINNGAPSAQAPRPDSIAFTAAKHAVAGMTRSLSLDGRRHDISCGQIDIGNVTPQDRPQPAVLQADGSRRVEPTMDVRHVVDMVRAMAGLPLGVNIQSVLVMPSAMPYVGRG
- a CDS encoding aspartate aminotransferase family protein, yielding MNGHIPALGGSDGSRAWFDRAQASLAGGISSSSRLTSTGPHPYPLYMAEGAGARIRDIDGNEYLDYLISYGSAVLGHANPQLTEALTAVLHTGTMFGTCNTTEVELAELICDMVPCAELVRFANSGSEAVQGAVRAARGYTGRSKILKFEGHYHGWTDSLAISNRPAVSEAGPYATPHSVPHSPGIPAGVIDDVVVCPWNDPAALRAVLDAHRGEFAAVICEPIVANNACTMPAPGFLNLLREECTRREIVLVFDEVCTGFRTGPGGAQTMFGVVPDIAVFSKALGGGVPIAAFAGQRHVMEPLAQGQVKHGGTYNASPLCATSALVTLRQLSQPDVTKRIDESGRRIMEAIRRAAHDRHIPCSVQGVGAMFQTVFTADGAPTRQYRDLLLTDQARYNAFRHELLKRGIHTNAYGMACWFVAATVTEDDLDATCEAVEGAFGVL
- the cobN gene encoding cobaltochelatase subunit CobN — protein: MILLLSTSDTDLLSARASNGPVAYRYANPSRLPLQDLPQLLDGTDLVVVRLLGGVRAWQDGLDRVLATGRPVVVLTGEQAPDAQLMAASTVPIGIAAEAHAYLAHGGPANLEQLARFLSDTVLLTGHGFEPPAPAPSWGPLERTSRELDGPTIAVLYYRAHHMSGNTAFIEALCRAVEDAGARALPLFVASLRTPEPELIDALGAADAIVTTVLAAGGTRPAEASAGGDDESWDAGALTGLDVPILQALCLTGSRTDWEDNDEGVSPLDAASQIAVPEFDGRLITVPFSFKEIDEDGLPAYVADAERAARVAGTAVRHARLRHIPNADKRLALVLSAYPTKHSRIGNAVGLDTPASAVALLRRLRSEGYDFGDEEVPGLASGDGDELIYALIEAGGHDQEWLTEEQLARNPVRIPAADYRRWYAKLPAGLREAVEQHWGPAPGEMFLDRSRNPEGDIVLAALRRGNLLILIQPPRGFGENPIAIYHDPDLPPSHHYLAAYRWIAASAEDNGFGADAMIHLGKHGNLEWLPGKNAGLSASCGPDAALGDLPLVYPFLVNDPGEGTQAKRRVHATLVDHLVPPMARAESYGDIARLEQLLDEHAQIAAMDPAKLPAIRAQIWTLIQAAKLDHDLGLEDRPEDEGFDEFIMHLDGWLCEIKDAQIRDGLHVLGGAPGGADRVNLVLAILRARQIWGGTTSLPGLREALGLDESAATRTTADEVEEQARALVQAMEDADWAPDAVAGVAAGHPRSVADILEFAAREVVPRLAATTDELDHTVHALNGGFVPAGPSGSPLRGLVNVLPTGRNFYSVDPKAVPSRLAWETGQALADSLLDRYRADNGDWPTSVGLSLWGTSAMRTAGDDVAEAFALLGVRPVWDDASRRVTGLEAIEAAELGRPRIDVTLRISGFFRDAFPHTIGLLDDAVRLAASLDEPAEQNYVRAHTQADLAAHGDERRATTRIFGSRPGTYGAGLLQLIDSRDWRTDADLAEVYTVWGGYAYGRELDGRPAREEMETAYKRIEVAAKNTDTREHDIADSDDYFQYHGGMVATVRALKGSAPEAYIGDSTRPETVRTRTLVEETSRVFRARVVNPKWIEAMRRHGYKGAFELAATVDYLFGYDATTGVVADWMYDKLTETYVLDPANREFLQRANPWALHGIAERLLEAESRGMWEKPDPAVLAALRQVFLESEGDLEGED